A genomic window from Sporosarcina sp. Marseille-Q4063 includes:
- a CDS encoding DUF4181 domain-containing protein encodes MKELIVVGVVFIVIGFISEYFLKRKYNIDRKGNPLSKPIKKLQIILLTICFILYLVISSALVFTNDDFNVLFVLIPFFILISFIRGFLQWKYNGNANVWILETYSAIILIIFFIVIGLILY; translated from the coding sequence ATGAAAGAACTAATTGTTGTGGGTGTCGTGTTTATCGTTATTGGTTTCATCTCGGAATACTTTTTGAAAAGAAAATATAATATTGATCGAAAAGGAAACCCCTTAAGTAAGCCGATTAAGAAACTTCAAATTATCTTATTGACCATTTGTTTCATTCTTTATCTAGTAATTTCATCTGCGCTGGTTTTCACAAACGATGATTTCAATGTATTGTTTGTTTTAATTCCATTTTTCATTCTCATTTCGTTTATCCGTGGATTCTTGCAATGGAAATATAATGGAAATGCGAATGTATGGATTCTTGAAACCTATAGTGCAATCATCCTTATAATATTTTTCATCGTTATCGGGTTAATTCTGTATTAA